The Verrucomicrobium spinosum DSM 4136 = JCM 18804 DNA segment TGGCGAAGTATGGGTACGACGGGCTGACCCGGCGGATCACGCGGGAAGTGGATGGAGTGGTGTGGCATTGCTATTACTCTGACCAGTGGCGACCGCTTGAGGAGAGTGAGGATGAGGTGGGGAGCCCGACCATCCAGTACTATTGGGGCGCTAGACATCGAGACGATCTGGTGAGGCGCGATCGGGCCACAGTGAGCCCCGGAGACCTTGACGAGAGGCGCTATGTAATGATGGACTATTACAGCCCGGCCAGTATCGCGGACGAGAGTGGAGCAGTGACGGAAAGGTACGCGTTTAGCTCATTTGGCATCCGGCAGATTCTTACTCCGACGTTCGGCGAGAGGAATGATAGCGAGTGTGCCTTTGAGTTTGCATTCCAGGGGCAATTCCTGGATGCGGAGAGCGGGTTGCTGGACTACGGACACAGGTACTATTCTCCGCAATTGGGAAGGTGGCTGAGTAAAGATCCGATTGGGGTGAAGGGTGGATTGAATCTATATGCATATGTCCGTAACAATGCCGTTAACCTTGTTGATTTTCTGGGATTTGTGGATAACGGTATTGATCCAGGCTCAGGCTTGCCGCTAAATGCCATGGGATGGCCTATTTTGCCTCCACCTGGTCAAAGTGCCGAAGAATGCCTTTGCCTTCAAAGGGGGGGGAAGTTTTTAAGTCTTGCACAACGTAGTTTTAATGGAAGCGTCCTGGATTGCATGAATAGTCAGAAATCCACCCAAGTGCTACCATCTGTGTTTCTTGCTGGCTATGGCTACGGTGTTGGCTTGGTGCACGCTGAAGCGGGCGCTGGCGTGGGATTACTGGGTATTATGGCCGCTTTCACCGAATGTTCTGCTGGACGTTGCTGGTATGAATGAACGTAATAAAGTTGCATTAATTGCCGCGCTTGCCGGACTGACGGCAAGTCTCTCAATTAAGTTCTTCTTGCTACAGAAGCATTACTTTCTTGGTGCTATATTTCTGTTTTGCGTGGGTATAGCTGCGTGGGTTTGGACGAAAAACAGGAAGAAATAAGCATTCCATATACTGCATCGCTTTTGGAATAAGGTTCTGAAGGCGATGTTTGTAGGCATTTCAGGATTGAAATTTCTGCATGATACAATTTAAAGTCAGACCAATGGCGGTTGTCTGGGTTTGCTATGCCGGTGTTTGGCTGACAGTCTCCATATTTAATTTTTAGTTAAAATGCTGGATCAATGATATTTAAAATCGTGTCAAGCCTTTCGGTATAATAGTAGTTTGATCTAGTTTGTTGGTTTCTTAAGGTAATATTAATGATGCGCGACAATGCGAACACTTCAGCTTAATGAAAAATAAGTGGTGTTATTGCTTGATCGGCTTCAGATTTAGGGATGAGAGGGTGCGCATGTAGTGTTTAACATTGCCTGTGGCTAATTTTAAGGCTGTCATACTACAGTTCAAAGTATGCAAACATATCGGTCAACTAATAGCGTTTTTATTCACAATTCAATCCTTGTTCATCGTCACTGATGCCTCATTCTTTTCGGGGGCTTCTAGTGACGGTGGAAGTTGTTCGACAGATGTGACGCCAACTGAGGTGACAATTTGAATGAGCGGGAGCTTATCCCTAGAGACGATTGCAATGCACGTTGAGCTCCGCAATACAAAGGATGGTGAAATCGCAGATGAATCTGCTGCGAGCAAAGATGGTGGCGCGTTTGTGATGACAATGTCTTCTGAAGCTCCAAATGAACTTATTTCCCGCATGGAAAGGTATACCCAAGGCCACGGGCACCATTTCGTTACATGCGAACCTGTGTCAGGTGTAACGGGCGATTGGATAGCCTGTTGCGCGATAGAGCGACTACTTCAATCGTATACGTGCGTTTTTTGGATGCCTAGACAATGTGTGATCACTAACGCGGGAGTTATGCTGCAGGAGATAGCGGATTTGAAGTCAAATGAGCCAATGCACTTGGTGCGATCAGCGGCTTTTGGCAGCGTGGAAGCCTTGCCAGACAAAGGGCTGCTTTCTGATTGTTTGGCAGTACGAAGATGTCCGGAAACAATGCGCTTTTTCAGTGAATTGCTCGCGCTCAAACATTGGAGTGGCGTGACTGGCGGGGTTGACCGTGCGGTGGACGAACTCATGACGAAGGATCCCAGTTTGCGGAGTTTGGTAAGGTGGGCATGGACTCCCAAGCCCAAGTCATTCCGATCTGCGGTAAGCTCTCCGGAAAAAAACAAGGAAGCGAGTGTCAGGCAATCGTGGAAGTATGGCGACTTCATTGCCCGTCTGCCGAAAGGCGTGGATGATGCTTGTGCGCCCGAGGTGGAAAGACTCCTTTCGGCGGTTTCGGATCACGGCATTGCCTGGCAGTCCAGAAAGCTGGCAAGTCGCATTGGCCCCATGGCCACCGACAAAAGGCACATCGGCTGGATGCGTACTTTTCTGCTGTCGAAAAAGTGGAGGACTAGCCTGGAAATCGGCTGTCTCGGTGGAGCATCCTCGGTAGCCTTTGTAGACGCCGTCAATGAGCAAACCTTGCTCCACGCGCATTTTTGCGACAGGAGATTCACCCCAGAGTTTCGGGAGGTGATCAACTCGTGTCGAGGTGCCTACACTTTACACGAAGAGGACAGCTGTGCATCTTTCTCCCGTTTCGGCAGGCATGAACTGGAGTTTGTGTATGTGGATGGGGATCATTCACTTGAAACATTGCAACGGGAGTGCCATCAACTGGCAAGACTGAAGCCTGCCGTGGTGGCAGCGCATGACGTGGTCGGGGATGAAGGGCCTGGATACTTGATGGTCCAACTTCAGCGAGATGGATACTACTGTTTAATCGACTTCAAGCGGAGGAAGGGAGAGGGCACGCATCGAGGGTTCCTTATCGCCTGTCGCGAATTCGAAGATTATCAACTCGCCCTCGAAGCCTATAAACGACACATCTGGTAATAGTGCTCCCATTCATGACTCCTCCCTTGTTCATTGTTGTCACAGATGCTCACTTCTTCCCGGGGGCATTGGTCGCTGTGGCGTCGATTCTTGCCTATCATAGCACTGCTCGCATCGTGGTGGTGGAGAGTGGGATTTTGGGCAAGAAGCTCAGTGGCTGCCAAAAGAGCATGCTGAAGGCGCTGGGGGCTGAGGTAGACGAGACTGGTGTCTATGGTCAAGGTGACCGCAAACAAGGGGCGTGGGAGCTCAAGGCCTATGCGGCCGAACGCTACGCGGACCAAGCACCTGTCATCGTTGGAATTGACGCGGATTGCACCCTCTGCGGGCCGGTGGACGACATCCTGCTGCAGTGTGAGCGCACGGGTGAGTTCCTAGGAGGCAAGGATGGCGATGGGGTGGTGTACGACAAGTCTTACGAACCCTATGGGTTCCCGGTGCCTGCCCGAAATGACGCCTACATGTCAACTTCACTGTATTTCTGCAAGACCACGCAGATCGCGAAGGAGGTCCTCGCTGAATGGGCAGATTGTTGTGCGAAGTCCGTCTTTGGCTCCAATGGCATCTTTCATGGACATGGAGACCAGGGGGTGCTCAATGCGATCCTTTACAAGCGGCGCGCCGACGTCTCAGTCAGGCTGTTGGAAAACGATCTGTGGAGTCAGCACTGGGTCTATTGGCAGCGGCCGCTGGAGATTCGTGATGGACGGCTCTTCAATCTGACTCTTCAAAAACATCAACGATCACTGCATGGATCAGGGGGCGAAAAGCCGTGGGATCTGTCATATAGGGCGAGACTTGAAAAGTACCCGCATGTTCAAGTCAGCTATGCCTGGTTTTTGGCGTTTCTGGAGCGGGCATGGAAGATGGCGGGGACTGACCCGGCAAAAACCTTGGAAGTGCAGAGCCAGCACCTGATTCGTGACTTGGACCTCTACAGAGGGACAATTGAGCAGTTGGTGCTTGATGGACCTTTGCCTGTGCTGCCGGGGCAACCGCTGGTGAAGCGGGCTTTTCGTCAGGGGCTGTCAAAGAAGAAGCGGGTAGATGAGCAAGTTCAGCCGGCCGCCCATGAAAGTTGACTATGTGTGCTTGAACCTCTTGAGGCGGCCAGATCGTCGATTTTTGGTGGAGTCGACGCTCCCCCAGGAAATGGCTGGACTGCTGCGATTTGTTCCAGCGGTTGATGGGGGGATGATTCCGTCCTCACGTGTGCGGCGTTGGAAAATTGGAAACACCGGGTATGCCGTCAACTTGAGCAAACGCCTTGTACTGCGAGAGTTCTTGCGGGGCGATAGTGATGTCCTGTTCTTCTTTGAAGATGACGTGAAGTTCGAACGAGACTTCTGGGAAAAGTATCAATGGATGCTTGCGAATGCGCCGTCTGATTGGGCCATGTTGTTCTTGGGGGGAGATCATTCTCAAGCGCCGCAGTCCACAAGTGTATCCGGGATAGTGAAGTGCGTCAGGACGCATCTGAACCATGCGTTGCTCATCAAACGTGATGCGGCCCGGGAAATTCTCCGCGAGATCAACCGCAAGCCGTTCCGCCATTGCTTAAGTGACCAGACGATTGCCTGGCTCCAGGATAAACTGCCGACCTATGCGCCGGCCAAGTTCGCTGCGGGTCAACGAAGGAGTCGGAGCGACAACAATGGGGGCGTGAAAGGCGATCAACTTTGGCGTCCGTTTTCAGACTGTGCCACCAGGATGGACGACGATGAATTGGCCGTTCTGTATGGATCAACTCGTCCGGGTTCGCGGATTACACAATGGGGGGCGAGCGGTGCCACCTTGCTCCTTGCCAGATGGGTGGGGGATGCTGGACTGGTGCACTGTTTCGAGAATGATCACCGCGCGAGCACTTCAGTACAACAGGCGTTGGCGAAGGAAGGACTGACGTCCCGGGTGAAGTTCCATCAGACCTCGTTGACCTTGGGAGTCCGCCCGCGGCGTCCGATGAGAGAAGGGGCGTTCACTTCTTACCCACTTCGTTGTCTGGAAGCGGCAGGTGGTAGGGTGTTTGACATGGGCATTGCAGACGGGCCGTACCGGGTGGAATGCGCGAAGATTGCTGCAGCCTTTCTTGGTAGTGGGTCGCTGTTCTTTTTGCCGGGGTGGAGGGCTGACGAGGCGGGCCGACATGCGAGACGGCAAAGAGAGTTGGAAGTGGATTATCACTTGAAGTTTGAAGTCCTTCATACACCTGGCACTATGGCCGTCTTTGAACGTCGCTGAAGTAGCGGAAGCGCGAGAAAATTTGGGAGGAAGGTTTGGGTGCACTTGATCCCTAGTTGGGTTTATGCACTTGTTCGAGATCTTTCCACGTGTACCCAAGCTGCTGCATGAGCCGTTCATCGAGAATTTCCTTCACATTCTGAAGCATCTTCGGAGTGTATTGTTCCAGGTATCGGCGCTCCCAGTACTTGTGGGAATCCATGGGGGCGCTTGAGCTCGAGCAGTTGTTGGTCATGCGGTTGGCGACCAGCAGCTTGTCGACTTCCACCTCCATAAAGGGATCATAGTCCGACAGCAGGTTGTGAAACGTCTTTGACTGCAAGGCCAGGGATTGGAGCATTTCTGCTCGTACAATCGTGCCCGATCCAGTTTCGTGAACACGGTTCAACCAATGTTGGTTCATGACATTCCATCGCTCAGCTGGAGAGGGCCAGAAGTAGTGGGGGCGGCGGAGGAACTCCTCAAAGGTCCAGGTGGGGGAGAATTGTGAACAAATAGTAGTGTCCTTGCCATGCTCACGTACGAAATACTCGTAGCAGGCCAACATCCAATCCAGAGGATGCCTGACGCAGATGATGATGAAAGTGTTCCCTAGCGCATTGGACGAGGGCAGCCATCCGTGTTTCCAGTAAACACTGCCAAAAAACTGAGTTGTACGGGGAGCATTTAGCTGTCGGCTGAATAAGAATTCTATCACATTCGTGCAGGTCCTTTGAAGACCGTGAACGAGGTATCGACGACGTGTATCGTGCCGTTCGAGCTGCCATGGCGGGGTGCATGAGTCAACGAAAACGCTCCCTTCCGGTCGAAGAAGTGCAGTGAGACCGCGTTCGCCCAAAAAGGCCAGTTGGCCTTCCGTGATGGTCCACCCTCTGAAACGAGGACTCGATCCAGGACCGATGGAACCGTCCGAAGACAGGGACAATGGCAACGGGGTGTCGTCGCCACGACTCAGTCGATAGTGCGGCCTTAACGTAAGTTGCTTGGTGAGGAGATCATCGGAAGGGTGGCTCGGCATCAATCTGATCATGCTGGCGCTGCCCCGCTCGACAGAGATCCAATGGCCGGGGTGGGCTTTGTCTTTGGCCAATTGTCGGGTATGTCCATTGGCCCAGCCCAGGTGGAGTTTACCGTTGAGGACGTGCCATCCTACTACGCCCGCATAATTGGTCTGGGTGGCATGTTCCTCCAGTAGGACTAGACGGTGGACCGACGCCCCGGTGCCCGCTAGCTTGTACACACTCTGGCCGATCAGTAGTTGGGCTAGTTGGGCATCTTCCTCAGAAATACTAGCAACGGGATCGTACAGCATGGGTTTCCAGGCTGCCGCGAGTTCGAGAAGATGCTGCAGGCAAGTTGCTCCGTTGGTGAGTGCGGCACGGGAGGAGGATTCGTCTAACAGCCAGGGGCGAGACGAGAGATCATTCCATGGGAAGGATGTTTTTTCATCGCTGCTTTCTCCTTCTGTCCCCCGAGGGGGATTGGTATCAATCTCATGAAACGGACTGTCCGTGGAATACCATGCCAGATTCAGAAGCTGTGCCTGAGCGGGGATGACTTTCTCAAGTTCTCTCGAGTGGTCGCAAAGATGTTTGCAGAAATACAACGCTTTCCAGTGCCGGAGCCGGTCAATCAATGCCGGAGCCGCCAGCGTGTCGACGCCATCGCGTGGTGCGAGGTCTAGTGTTCTCCAGATGAGGTGATTCTTGTTCCATTTGCGCGCCCCCCGCCAGAAAACGGCGCCAGAAGTGCGGAAACCTTCTGTCTCAAACAGTGTTTCCGGGCAGGCGAGGGGAGTGAGGAAAGGTGTGACGACCAAAACCTCATGGAATTTGGTATTGAGTAAAGCAAAAGTGTGCAAGTCCCTTGTGGTCGTCAGGACTGCAGGAAAGGTTTTTCGTATCGCTGCTGCGTCGAATACTTGCACATTGGGGATTCGAGCCAACAATTCTCGCATGCGGGTGGTGAGAGGACTGATCGCGCTGCAATACCATACCTCCACTGGCAAGGTGCTCCCCAGTCTGCGGAGTTCGCGCAATTGTACCCAAAGTGAGGGAAAGCTCTCCAGGCCGCCTGCGATGACGACAAGGCCCCGCCCTTGTGCAACTGGACTTGTGGGAGGGACGTATTTTCGGAGGAAGCTATCCCGAATGCGAAGGGGTGAAGATGCCTGGCTGGTGGAATTTGGTGTGGCCATGCAGATCGGTACTAGGGATGGAGAAATCTCGCCGGCCACTCTTAGCGACCGAGGTATTGAAACTGTTTGCAAACAACGGGGCCGGCGCGGAGTGGGAGACTCATTGTGGATAGGGGTTGGGGATTGGTTGCGCCGCACTGCGGCAGTCGCGGATGTGAAAACTGACGGATGCGATCGCCGGGTGAAGATGCTTCTTGTGCATCAATGAATGCCCAAATAGTATTTCTTGGCCACAAGAGCAACTGCAATCAGAATTCTTCCATGCGCGATCTGTTTTGCTTCATCTGGGGAACGTCAAGATCTGGCGATTTCGTTGCGAAGCGAGAATCGCAACCTTCGCCAGACAATGGACTCTGAGTACGTATGGAGGATCACGGTTCGAGACTTCGTTGCCGTCGGTCTGACCCATGGCAATGGCGTGACCGAACGCATTTCCGTCGAGCGGAAAAGTTTGACCGACGATAGTGTAATGAATTGACGAGCGTTAGGTAATGAACGCGATTGGAACATCAAGCATGACAAACATCTATCCCCGATATTCCAAAAACTTGCTGGAGGTCATGGTTGATGACTATCTGGACGACGTCGAAGCCTACCTGGCCCGAACGGGAAGGGCTGAATATCGATTGCGCAAGTCGTTTCAGATGGAGAACCTTCAGGGGGACGAGCTTTCGCGTATGCGAAACCGGAAGGTGTGCTGCATGTCACTTTTTTTCAAGCCGGCGAAGCAGGAGCAGATCAAGAATTCGCCTCAACGATCTTCTTCTGGGGAGATCATTGAGGAAGAGCTCCACAAGGTGCGGCATCCGGCATTTCAGGGGTCCCCGCGTTACGAATCAAGTTTCTGGAGCAGCTACCTCGAGAAGATCCTGAATTCGGACTTTGCAGACTGGGTGCCAGTTGCGTTTCTGGCGCGGGATCTTGGTTTTCTCCGCGATTCCCTCAAGGAGAGAGGCTGGATCGTAGTGCAGATGCGGCATGACAGCGTGGCGCACAATCCCGGAGCAATGTGGAGATACCTGGGTTTCAATTTTGACGCCAGATGCTGTTATTTTCAGGACACAGACCGGTCCTTTTCAAGCGCTCGGGCCGACAGGATGGCGAACCTGCTGACTTTGAGCCCGCGAGTGGCATTGGCGCGGCCCCTGCAGTGGTCGAACCACGGGGAGATGTCGGTCATCCTGGGCAATGATTTTGCCGTGAATCCGAGTCAAGTTCCCTTCGACTCGGCAAAAATGATGTTGGGCTACATCCTCCTCAGCATTTTGCACGAAGACCGGCTCAACAATTTCTGCTTTGAACCTGTGAGGAAACGGAACCTTGAGAAGGTGGCGCCCCTGAGTGCCCGGCACTTGAGAGAACACTTTGGCCCATTGCATCATGAAAGGGTGGGGGGCAAATGCTACCCTTACTACACATTCGACGAGCAATGGCTTAAGGAGTTTGTGTACTACCAGATGACCGAAGGGAGAATGGCTACCCTTTTGCTGGACCGGGTAAAAGAAGGTGATGAAGTTCAGGCTGCGGATATCGCGTTTCAGCGGGAACATGGGAATCTGTTGGTTTCCACGGAACCCAAAGGAGGTTCTTCAGATGCCATTGGCGGCTTGGGGCTCCCGTCAAAGCCTGCGAGGAGCCGCGGCATGAGTTTGGTGGGGCGACGGACGCCCGCTTGAGCAAGAAATTCACCCGGCATTCAATAATTTACTCTAGACAACACTAAAAAAAGTTCCGTACTTGGTTGCATGAAAAAAATCCTCGTTGCCTTGTTTGCTGCGTTGCTCCTGACTGCAGTGGTGCCGTGTGTGCAGGCTCAACAGCCTGCCAACAGACCAGATCGGACATTGATCGAGGTCTTGCCCTTTGCCCGGGAGTTCATGAACGAGAAGTTCAAACCCAACGATCGCGAGGTGCCGGACGAACTGAGAGCTACGACGACTGACAAGCTGCGCATCTTTGGGAAACGCAAACTCAACAAGAC contains these protein-coding regions:
- a CDS encoding class I SAM-dependent methyltransferase → MHVELRNTKDGEIADESAASKDGGAFVMTMSSEAPNELISRMERYTQGHGHHFVTCEPVSGVTGDWIACCAIERLLQSYTCVFWMPRQCVITNAGVMLQEIADLKSNEPMHLVRSAAFGSVEALPDKGLLSDCLAVRRCPETMRFFSELLALKHWSGVTGGVDRAVDELMTKDPSLRSLVRWAWTPKPKSFRSAVSSPEKNKEASVRQSWKYGDFIARLPKGVDDACAPEVERLLSAVSDHGIAWQSRKLASRIGPMATDKRHIGWMRTFLLSKKWRTSLEIGCLGGASSVAFVDAVNEQTLLHAHFCDRRFTPEFREVINSCRGAYTLHEEDSCASFSRFGRHELEFVYVDGDHSLETLQRECHQLARLKPAVVAAHDVVGDEGPGYLMVQLQRDGYYCLIDFKRRKGEGTHRGFLIACREFEDYQLALEAYKRHIW